A window of the Halichoerus grypus chromosome 2, mHalGry1.hap1.1, whole genome shotgun sequence genome harbors these coding sequences:
- the C2H17orf67 gene encoding uncharacterized protein C17orf67 homolog, protein MEKLFVLVLSLTLLTCFTGSSPILTEKQAKQLLRSRRQDRPSKPGFPDEPMREYMHHLLRLEHRAEEQFLEHWLNPHCKPHCDRNVVHPV, encoded by the exons ATGGAGAAGCTTTTTGTGCTCGTCCTCTCCCTTACCTTACTGACTTGCTTCACAG GGTCCTCCCCGATTCTGACGGAAAAGCAGGCCAAGCAGCTCCTCAGGTCCCGACGCCAGGACAGGCCCAGCAAACCCGGCTTCCCTGACGAGCCCATGCGG GAATACATGCACCATCTGCTTCGCCTGGAGCATCGCGCCGAGGAGCAGTTCCTGGAGCACTGGCTGAACCCTCACTGCAAGCCCCACTGTGACAGGAACGTGGTCCATCCCGTGTGA